The following nucleotide sequence is from Triticum dicoccoides isolate Atlit2015 ecotype Zavitan chromosome 7B, WEW_v2.0, whole genome shotgun sequence.
NNNNNNNNNNNNNNNNNNTTTTTGTTAGTTATCCATACTTACATGCATTAACAATCTCCTAAAAATTAGTGATCCGGGGCACGTCTCTCTTGCTTGCCGAACATGTACACGTATTTTTTATTTGCACGTGTGCATTCACTATTTTTATTATGTGTGGGCATACCTATACTCTATTTTTTTGCATGGGGACATACCTATACTCCTGTAGTATATATACTGTTGTGTAGATCTATGTTGTGAGAGTATATGCTTTTTCCACAAAGAAGCATATACTACATTTTCTGAGAGAATTTTTCCATTTTGCTGATATATACTATTTGTTTTATGCTAGAAAGGTATATATACTACTTGTTTCAAGTGAGACTATACTTCATTGGAGAAACGTATATACTACTTTATGAGTATATActactttccaacaaaacattAAAGTGTATCCGGTTATACCTACTGAAAAAGTAGGTTACGTACATATGAGGTTGAAGCATATTTATACATCAATACAATTTTTATGGAGTATACACTGTTTTGTGAAGGAGCATGTACTGAACTTTTTCGAATGAGTATATACTGCTCGGCATGGTAATGAGTATATACTAAAATAGTTTAAGGAGTGCACACTGATTTTTTACGACGGAGTATACATTGAATATTTTGAGTGCAGCGTATACAATATTTTGATAAAAAGAAAAAGAGTCTACAATCTTTCTTTTGAATGAGTGTATATGCATCAGAAGACAAGTAGTATATTCATCCGCAGAGACGTGTATTCATCCGTGGAGCTAACAAACAAGACTGCAATTGATATGTATATCAAAGTTTGTTAGATCAGAACACACATAAGTATATATATCTTGAGTATGCATGCCGCAAAGAAGAGATGCGTCAGAGTCTTGCATCGTGCAGCAACCGCGTCGCGAGCATCATACCATCCCAACACGCAAGCCGCCGCCATCGAGCACCCCCGGAGCTGCACATCGTACCACTATATGAAGTGAGCCATCACACCGATCGATGCTCTAGCGTTGTTTCATAGGAGTCCAATCACAATGCACGGAGAAAAAGCAAGTGGCTGCTGGAGACCGGCCTTAAAAATCTGATCGATTTACATCATGGGCTGAAAATGCTTTGATGATTTACCGTGGTCTTAGTATCATGTAGGATGGGCAACCTGCATGCATGCATATAAATTAATAGGACCTAAAGAGCACAATTAATTCAGGCATGTATAAGTGTACGTACCAGGAGATCTTGGGCGAAGCTTGTCGCCCATGGAGTTGGTGGTCATTGTAGCCGGACATGAGAAGCATCTGCTCCTTCCCGGCTGACGCAGAGGGTATGCCGACCTTGAGCGTCAGGCGAAAGCACGGGATCAGATGCTGGCTGCCACATGTCATCGTcggcgccgccgtcgccatcgcaTGCTGGTTGATGAGATGAGTATCTACCAGATAAAGTCGGAACAGAATATGAGCCTACGTAGCACTACCAGTCCAACAACAAAAATAAAGCATTAGTATGAGTTATCCCTATTAACACGGTAACAACTTTTCAATCTGCACGCGTAGTTTTTTGGAGTATTAAATTATTGACAGCTGCATGACCAAAATCCAAGAGCATGCGTGGGGACGGAGAGATTAACACGTGGCTAGTGGCTAAGAGTATGTACTCTTAGGAGTACGAAcccattttcatatatatatatatatatatatatatatatatatatatatatatatatatatatatatatatatatagaatttctagtagaaccaatcatgcatatatatatatatatatcatcaatgtctcacaaaccaccatattaattaattcacacatacacacatgtatagttatatacaatttctcctacatatgcatgttgccttcggagccagtggcattagcctaattggtgccttcggagcacgatgacaattggaagtggttttcatgggggcggtagcgggtaatagtattctcccttcggatttatgacctggtcgagcaaaaatcctgttatttcctcttgaagtgcttctacgcgctccgtttcgaggagcttctcccgcacctctttgaactgttaagaaggagatcaatatgcatgtgtattagtttctgtgactagatatcgataatggtgtaaaaattatgaatagtgttctgacaagcgtacccattcctgtctttgagatctgctcctttcagacaccatcatgcgaatgttctcacaaacgcagaatgcacacagatcagtcccctgcgcctgcttcagggcctttacgagaatggaatttgatcagataataattaatcaagcatgataattaaagagatggcagctagctagctagctagtactacttaattacttaccttggatcgaaaccatttaagctttggtttccattcgccttccgtgaccttgatgaaccttgcccaagccctgccccgccgacaaagaaaatgaataaaggggttattaaatagttcatatcatgaaatgacaaactaaataggccgagatatatagttaataatgattgaattaaattacctgttgactatcccaaacaagatgttatagtcagtttttgctttgagtagtgagtccagtatttcaactgttccgtcgtcaactttaatgatacacaagacccagtgaaatctgcatgcacacacgtttgcatgtcttaattcagCGGGCATatataagcaaaaacatgtagctagctagtaggcaaaaacagagaatttgtagtacaagacagtatgactcactagaagttgtaaggaagtagtatatcttcattgtatttgaggcgcttcaagaactctagcatgttgtcctctacgtccttttgcTGGCGTGGATTCattagccatgtgtattcattaacggtgtttgggtcaatgaacccaatgccaaagcgtccaccttttctcatttcatacatcttcatcctgcataataccatagaaaagaatatagtgaggataattacaggtaatgattgatcaaaaggatcactacagctagcttgagacttaaattacagaaagaaatcacttacagacaatagcaactgacgatagatttatcgagtgcgtcttgattgtataactgaaaaagttcagaatactcaacggacagagctttctcatggaagtaatgctcctccttgacattcaccatgagggaaatCGATCTGAAatgttggtaatgttcatgtaccattgatgcaattcatacattctcattgggaggttCTTAACCTTGTCAggcgcgaccaaaggttggccccggacatatttccgttttatttcatcctctctaagcacaggcatgggctcgatctcgaggagttgtcaaacaatgatgttgagaacttcagcctgcattatatgctcctccgttattaccacattgcccacctcgggaacgtgcactgtttgcccacaataatattgggcgcgcgtactgtcacgtgttgttggcacaacaagcgaggggatcgattgcgccgcctgttctcccagctggggaatggttttcccgcattttttgtcagctgcttcttgtttgctcgatcccgatgtagacgtgctcgcctccttttgtagacgtgctcgatttaacttcctgatgtggcgctcatagtctgtgtcaacaggcttgggagctggtggttgagccatacgaatgaagtggttaatcgtttcctcaggcactttctcccttggcggcggttgcggtttcggtgcaaaatgggcttccacctcggccttcgatatggctgggatttcctcctcggacctgtcataagccctctgcggaagaggcgtgaggcttggaccatatttatatcgcttgcctcagcctgtacttcctgtactacctcgactcgtaccgctacacaccatagctgcggggtgtctcttcttcgattgctgaggcggcggagacggctgacggggctgagttggacgaggaggagtggcctgaggttgtgccgtacTTGgaagaggagtggacgtctgacgctgtggcggacttggaggaggaggagtggcctgacactttgccggacttggaggaggagtggcctgacactctgccggacttggtggacttgcaggagcgggagactgctgactcggtggcggacttcgacgaggagtcggctgacgcggtgtcggtggccttcgaaagatgatgcgatcctttttccataggatgatacgatgtttggcctctccgagaaagcgttcgccgtcacctccaggaatgtcaagctgtagctccgaatatggtgggtccaccacctcatcaaccaagacacgagcatagcccgctggaatcgggttgcaatggaaggttgcctcggggggatttgtaaaagcaacggcgtccgccaccttcatggatatgttcttcattttgacgtgtagctcacagttagtgttctccgtgatgtcatccacggggtatctacccagtatTGCGTCGTCCTGGGCGgccgaacccacgctgcttctcggcatggatgggccggtgctatccaatgctggatcatccgctagctgctgcagctgctgagaccccctttgctgggtaagtgagtcgatctgctcctgatgtcgctggaatttgactgccaattccgttgacttgcttctaggccttgaaggcgttcatagtcccgcttcctctgctcctcctccatcttcctcttcttctcctccgcaatcttctttctcgcacgggttctgtagttgttgttccagtctgaaaacccctcataccatggaatagcgcccatgcctcgtgttcttcccgggtgttcaggatttcccggggcacgcgtaagctcgtcgttctctctgttgggctgtaacacccccgatcgtgcctcttctattgcaacaagtatcgcatcgtcgactcccttcagacttgccttcgtTGAAACAtttcctgtcttcgggtccaactcccccccatgcgcatagaaccaagtcctgcacctgggggccagctcttagtaaccggagtgacacctgcatcctccatctctttctcagacttatcccacttaggcattgccaccgcatagccacatgGCCCCAACTTATGGAACTTATCATTTTTTtcagcattcttcttgtttattctcgaccgttccttagctaattccgaatccttgaatttcacgaaatcgtcccaatgagcacgttggttctctagtgttccctcgaatactggagtcttccttcctcccttgacatacttgtcccattcacaattcttgtggttcttgaatgcaaccgccatcttcctaagagcaacgtccttgactttctgcacatctgcttctgtgaaatgatctggtagggtgaaatgttccatgagagtatcccaaagcagatctttttgattcttgtcgacaaaagtaacatctggacgtggagcagcgtcctctttgtctttttgtcttttgtcttttgctggctctctccattcttgaagggagatcgggagttggtccttcacaagaactccgcactgacgaacgaacttgtccgcaatcttcttaggcgctaatggttcgccattaggtttgactgcctcgatattgtactttacgccctccttcaactttttgttcgggcctcgtttcgtccttttggctgaagatttgcttgatccggatggctgaaagaacaaagatcgattcgttaatatatctgcaagtcgtttaaaacatgtgatgatcaccagatacctgcttatataaatatatataccttgccggtctttgttgtttcaggatcaacatgttcttcgtcatcgtcataaccgtagttcatgacttcatcaattcggtcgtcgcgatctaatatcatatcaccctctccggtgttgtttagaaattcggagccgtcataatcttctttattctgatcatcatctggcccgcgtatcatatcgaacatggtctgttctccctctctgtcggtattgtctgccatagcttttatttaactaatccaaaagaaatataaaacaatttagtattcaaattacatcgtctcgaataataaatataatctcgaatacatcgtctagaataatagatataatcttgaatacatcgtcttgaataatatataatattgaatagtacatcactggctaggtagctaattaaagatcgaatactacagaagaatctaggacactcgcggttcctgcggcgcgggcggtggacacccaaagagaaggaaccctcacaggatcatagctgaagtgagatccctgaagatactgccaggtattggagaacctgccgccctctaacgcaaccatgtagcgatggacgtgctcgtcctcctccctgacacgtcgacgtaccacctccggcggggccgggtccctccgcaccgaaactggcccacgcgaacgccaccaaacaagatcagggtcgacgacgggacccggggccgggttcctcatcaagtggcgcgcccctccaggcagcacctcccagtgccagcccggcggagcccagtcccggacatgggtcggctggacgtcgtcgtggACGGATCGACagcgaggatgcgggtcgggcatcgtcgagaacaaatactagctatatgcccgcaaaaagtaactttTTTTAATGATtgaattttgataactaaaatttctaacatttctatataacactaattatgctatcattgcatatgtcaaaaatctatatactatttcatactaattaagcatctaacactaaaaacagaaaacacaacttctatacatccattaaaaaactgaaaaacaacattatataaaaaatttccatactaattaaacactaattatatccatctaacatgcattcatacatatataatagtgaaaaaataataatctaaataatctaaactaattaaacatacaaaatacgtgtgtgtgtgtactaattaaacactaattatctaaactaattaaacatacaaaataataatctaaataatctaaactaattaaagactaattatctaaactaattaaacatgcttgtgtgtgtgtgtgtacgggctcggggccggagggctcacagcgggcgacggcgacggtgaggcgatggcgaggcgacggcgaggcgacggccggggcggcgacggcggggacggcgcgacggggacggggacggcgcgacggggacgggcccggggcggcgacggagacgagggcggcgacgaggatgggggaggcgacggagacgatcgagggcggcggcgacggcgacggagacgacggaacagaggaacaaacagagggaaactgaaattttcgtaagtcttgtatatatagaaggcacctttagtaccggttggagccaccaaccggtactaaaggcctgttttggccaggccaagcggcgggaagcgaccccctttattaccgggtggtggcacaaaccggtactaaaggcccccctttaataccggtttgtgccacgacccggtactaaagggggtgcgctggcgcaggtgaggtgcggcaagtttagtcccaccttgctagtcgaggggctaccgcactggtttataagccccagtgcggtagcactctcgagctcctctcctaaccaggcctacctgtcctcttcgcccagtgggcctactgggcctttgcgggcctgcatcctggcccaacaaaaggttgtgtcgctagtcgtatgcaggccgctttggcccagtaggtgggcttttttttcttatttttttttgctttttttgctttatttttttgtgtttttttgtgtatttagagtttctttgtgaatatttttgctttaggtacaaaagatTACAAACTTCctattagtgcccgtagttttcaaatttgaatagtttaaattttgaattatttgaaattagtgtgaatattttttatatagttttttcttttcagctatagtttttcttcttttctgctattttttcttttcagctatagttttttcttttcagctatagtttttcatcgtctctgcactcagggcttataaaccgctcctagtccctctcacttcgcgaggtgggactaaaaaatagcttacgtctggttcatccatgaaccggtactaaaggtgctcgtggggccccagccttacctgacacaacctcattagtaccggttcgtggtacgaaccggcattaaatggtgatggtggagccatagcctgaccggaggctcACACAACCTCTTTaggtacaaactttctgttagtgcccgtagttttcaaatttgaatagtttaaattttgaattatttgaaattagtgtgaatcactagtttgtgaataacttaactttaaaaatcagtaaaggcatgaaagaatttgtttgcacataaaatttcttcacgtttcaaatgccaaaacacataactaccctaactattacagagattcccctctgggtgtgaaacacagaagaaagtgatgatagtgaagccgatcacatcccagatctttgggtgtgaaactttttcttcgcgtgtgtccctttgcgccgtaaccatggaaaatcttcaccatttaacgggatgctcgggtcaatattcattgtgaatggagcaatttcatcaaacttttcataatcttctgacttgtctatcttgtcattcactcccacgatgtttctctttccagaaagaactatgtgccgctttggctcatcgtacgatgcattcgcttccttatcttttctttttcttggcttggtagacatgtccttcacatagaaaacctgtgccacatcattggctaggacgaatggttcgtctgcatacgcaagattgttgagatccactgttgtcattccgtactacgggtcttccgttaccccgcctcgtgtcatattgacccatttgcaccgaaacaaagggacctttaaaccacgtcgatagtcaagttcccatatgtcctgtatataaccataatatgtttcctttcccgtcttggtttctgcatcaaagcggacaccactgttttggttggtgctcttcttatcttgggcgatcgtgtaaaatgtattaccatttatctcgtaccctttgaaagtcattatattcgaagatggtaactgggacagcaagtataggtcatcttcaatagaggtgtgatgcatggtacatgtctgcaaccagctggcgaaactcctggtttgttcacgtgcaatccagtcatcagaccgctccgggtgtttggagcgtagcaaattcttgtgttcatccatatacggagccaccaaggcgaaattctgtagaactgtgtagtgtgcttcagtgagagaatgtccgtccatacatattatttgttcccctcctagcgtgccttttccatccagtctgcccttatgtcacgattcaggaacaccaattggcttaaggtcaggaataaagtcaatacaaaactcaatgacctcctcattttgatggcccttcgagatgcttccttctggcctagcacggttatgaacatatttctttaagactcccatgaacctctcaaaggggaacatattgtgtagaaatacaggacccaaaatgttaatctcttcgcataggtgaactaggacgtgcgtcatgatgttgaagaaggatggtgggaacaccaactcgaaactgacaagacattgcaccaaatcattctgtaaccttggtatgatttctggatcgattaccttctgagagattgcattgagaaatgcacatagcttcacaatggctaatcgaacgttttccggtagaagccccttcaatgcaaccggaagcaattgtgtcataatcacatggcagtcatgagactttaggttcaggaactttttctctgccatatttattattccctttatattccacgagaagccagacggtaccttaatactgagcagacattcaaagaagatttccttctcttctttgataagagcgtagcttgcatgaccctgatgtatgtcgtcttctccgtgcatacattgctggtcctcccgtgcctcaggtgtatattttgtcttcccatacacgcccaagaagccaagcagggtcacgcaaagattcttcatcacgtgcatcacatcgattgcggagcggacctctaggtctttccaatatggcaggtcccaaaatatagatttcttcttccacatgggtgcgcgtccgttagcgtccttcggaataggttgtccgccaggaccctttcaaaATATCACctttaaatccttgaccatatcatgtacatcagcaccagtacggtggcaaggcttcatccggtgatccgcctcacctttgaaatgcttgcctttctttcttacgggatgcctgctcggaagaaatcgacgatgtcccaggtacacattcttcttacaactattcaaatatataccgtcggtatcatccaaacagtgcatgcatccgcggtatcccttgtttgtctgtcctgatagGTTACTGAGAgctggccaatcattgatggtcacgaacagcaacgcctttaggtcaaattcttcccccatgtgctcatcccacgcacgtacacctgttccattccacagttgtaagagttcttcaactaatggccttaggtacacatcaatgtcgttgccgggttgcttagggccttggatgagcactggcatcataatgaacttccgcttcatgcacaaccaaggaggaaggttatacaaacatagagtcacaagctaggtgctatggttgctgctctgctccctaaaaggattaatgccatctgcgcttagaccaaaccatacgctccttgcgtcatctgcaaactccttcccgtactttctttcgatttttctccactgcgacccgtcagcgggtactctcaactttccgtctttcttacggtcttctctgtgccatcgcatcgccttggcatgctctttgttttggaacaaacatttcaaccatggtattataggataatatcacatcaccttggcaggaatcttcttcctggggcgctcgccctcgacatcaccatgctcatcgcggctgatcttatagcgcaatgcaccacataccaggcaagcgttcaaatcctcgtactcaccgcggtagaggatgcaatcattagggcatgcatgtatcttctgcacctctaaccctagagggcagacagccttctttgcttcgtacgtactctcgggcaattcgttgtcctttggaagcatatcctttatcattaccagcaactttccaaatcccttgtcagatacaccattctctgccttctattgcagcaattccagtgtggtgcccagctttttcttgtcacctacgcaattcgggtacaacaattttttgtgatcctctaacatgcgctgcaacttcttcttctccaaatcacttgcgcagtttctctttgcatcggcaatggcccgacctagatcatcaacgggctcatctgatgcctcttcttcagattcttcccgcattaccggctcagcttcttcccccattgttgtatcatcgtattcagggaacccatggccaggatagctgtcgtcgtcctgttcttcttcattgtcttccatcataacccctcttt
It contains:
- the LOC119336312 gene encoding uncharacterized protein LOC119336312, whose amino-acid sequence is MATAAPTMTCGSQHLIPCFRLTLKVGIPSASAGKEQMLLMSGYNDHQLHGRQASPKISWLPILHDTKTTLRGCSMAAACVLGWYDARDAVAARCKTLTHLFFAACILKIYILMCVLI